A stretch of the Polluticoccus soli genome encodes the following:
- a CDS encoding neutral zinc metallopeptidase, translating to MLWKGRRESGNVEDQRGLGGGGKLLGGGIGAAVIGLIIYLLGGDPSAIMPQESAPQTQEGKAAEDEAAKFVSVVLADTEDVWNKLFSDMGKQYQEPVMVLFNGYVASACGNASSATGPFYCPLDHKLYIDLSFYNELKERFNAPGDFAMAYVVAHEVGHHVQNLLGISDQVQQMRQRVGEAEGNRLSVKLELQADFLAGVWAHHAQRMKNILESGDMEEALNAANAIGDDRLQQEAQGHVVPDAFTHGTSAQRMYWFKKGYDTGDLNQGDTFNAPDL from the coding sequence ATGCTTTGGAAAGGCAGGCGCGAAAGCGGCAATGTTGAAGACCAACGAGGACTGGGTGGAGGAGGTAAACTTCTTGGCGGAGGTATTGGTGCTGCTGTTATTGGCCTGATCATCTATCTATTAGGTGGCGACCCTTCGGCTATCATGCCACAGGAGAGTGCGCCACAAACGCAGGAAGGAAAAGCTGCCGAAGACGAAGCAGCAAAATTTGTTTCCGTTGTGCTAGCCGATACCGAGGACGTTTGGAACAAACTCTTTAGCGATATGGGCAAGCAATACCAGGAACCTGTAATGGTGCTCTTCAATGGCTATGTGGCCTCTGCGTGCGGGAATGCAAGCTCAGCGACAGGGCCTTTTTACTGTCCGCTGGATCACAAGCTATACATCGACCTTTCATTTTATAACGAGCTAAAAGAACGCTTCAATGCCCCTGGCGATTTTGCCATGGCTTATGTGGTGGCTCACGAAGTGGGGCATCATGTACAGAACTTGCTGGGAATTTCTGATCAAGTACAGCAAATGCGCCAGCGAGTAGGCGAAGCAGAGGGCAACCGGCTGTCTGTAAAACTGGAGCTGCAAGCCGACTTTCTTGCAGGTGTGTGGGCCCACCACGCGCAACGCATGAAAAACATCCTGGAAAGTGGGGATATGGAAGAAGCGTTAAATGCAGCCAACGCGATTGGCGATGACCGCTTGCAACAGGAAGCACAAGGACATGTAGTACCAGATGCTTTTACACACGGCACATCAGCGCAACGTATGTATTGGTTCAAAAAAGGCTACGATACTGGCGACCTCAACCAGGGCGACACATTTAATGCCCCCGATCTATAG
- a CDS encoding formimidoylglutamase, whose product MGKFVVTTQTDLEKIIGRRQGETKLGERMQLIGDDNWQENLKTSSAKFVVLGIPEDIGVRANFGVGGTHTMWPVALKALVNVQSTKALQGEEILLLGAFDFAAKMRQSENITVEQLRNLVHEIDEMVQPVVTSIIAAGKVPIVIGGGHNNSYPLLKGASLVNDKPVNCINLDAHSDFRAMEGRHSGNGFRYAHRGGFLEKYSVIGLHENYNSQEVIDELVDDPDLNFSFFEDIFLRGKLSFEEAVKNAISKTAGRPVGLELDLDCIERTLSSAYTPCGITTLHARQYINWCAQLVHPVYLHLTEGAAELRDGRKAASTGKLIAYLVTDFIKAYKHKRGLFS is encoded by the coding sequence ATGGGGAAATTCGTTGTTACTACGCAAACTGATCTTGAAAAGATCATTGGTCGCCGCCAGGGTGAAACGAAACTGGGGGAACGCATGCAGCTTATTGGGGATGATAACTGGCAGGAAAATCTAAAGACTTCCAGTGCAAAATTTGTGGTGCTCGGTATACCTGAAGACATAGGCGTGCGCGCCAATTTTGGTGTAGGCGGTACGCACACGATGTGGCCCGTAGCATTGAAGGCATTGGTCAATGTACAAAGTACCAAGGCATTGCAGGGGGAGGAAATACTTTTGCTTGGTGCTTTTGATTTTGCTGCTAAAATGCGACAATCGGAGAACATTACGGTGGAGCAGTTGCGCAATCTCGTTCACGAGATCGACGAGATGGTTCAACCGGTTGTTACCAGCATCATAGCCGCTGGCAAAGTACCGATCGTCATAGGTGGGGGCCATAATAATTCATATCCGCTCTTAAAGGGGGCGTCGCTTGTAAACGACAAGCCTGTCAACTGTATCAACCTGGATGCGCACAGCGATTTCAGAGCGATGGAAGGCAGGCATAGCGGCAATGGTTTCAGGTATGCACACCGCGGAGGTTTTCTCGAAAAATATTCAGTTATCGGGTTGCATGAGAATTATAACTCGCAGGAAGTGATAGATGAACTGGTGGATGATCCCGACTTGAATTTTAGTTTTTTCGAAGACATTTTTTTACGAGGCAAACTCAGTTTTGAGGAAGCAGTGAAGAATGCCATTAGCAAAACAGCCGGTCGTCCCGTGGGTCTTGAGCTGGATCTCGACTGTATTGAACGTACCTTGTCGAGCGCTTATACTCCGTGTGGCATAACAACTCTGCATGCTCGTCAATACATCAATTGGTGTGCACAACTTGTTCATCCGGTGTATCTGCATCTTACCGAAGGTGCGGCAGAACTGCGCGATGGCCGCAAGGCCGCTTCCACCGGTAAGCTGATAGCGTACCTTGTTACAGATTTCATAAAAGCATACAAGCACAAGCGTGGACTTTTCAGCTGA
- a CDS encoding CHRD domain-containing protein: MKRFTQLALALAVMLFFFKPASADHLTAKYLFAAKLDGAQEVPSVPLNGLGVATLFVSYDLDSACLEMTVNGLSGPITAVHIHAGPVGVSGPVVVDLMPYLTGNRVKATITGATVNPQLMANLLSGMFYINVHTALYPNGEIRGQLLPEEDKGITTWLQGIQETPPVATSGTGLGSFILSKSMQKLSFHVVVNGLSSAITGAHLHRQASGYPGPIVEDLTPFINGNVISGNVDPTLYLSSLLADSIYINVHTVSNPGGEIRGQLLIRPYLYYDAPMDTMQEANVVTGNATLGLTTLKLNYTLDTLWYDAQLTGLTGAIQAAHFHSAGLGVAGPIVIGIPNPNITGSTISGYVAGTDLVDSVKRQLLEGGIYFNVHTVANPAGEARGQVYRSYREGYTCHINGSQQVPPVSSGASGTGMVSIDRDQTNAHYMFGVNALTNYTASHFHNHIAGQNGPIIFDFSSQYNNGGVFGYWDENSTPAFDTVMSNKFRKDSMYVNFHTTANPNGEVRGNLTRKLCNDIVNGIDIFGSNSVSVNLYPNPASEGANLDIMLEDATQIQVQLTDMLGKTIWIKSADLTGGQNRVTIPMASLASGVYFVNIYNTEGQMAYKLIKE; encoded by the coding sequence ATGAAAAGATTTACACAACTGGCGCTTGCCCTGGCGGTCATGCTATTTTTCTTCAAGCCTGCTTCTGCCGATCACTTAACTGCCAAGTACTTATTCGCTGCAAAACTAGACGGAGCGCAGGAGGTACCTTCTGTGCCGCTTAATGGCCTTGGTGTTGCTACCTTGTTTGTTAGCTACGATCTCGACTCCGCCTGTTTGGAAATGACAGTAAACGGTCTTAGCGGACCAATTACCGCCGTACATATTCACGCAGGTCCGGTTGGTGTTAGTGGTCCCGTAGTAGTTGATCTTATGCCATACCTGACTGGCAATCGCGTCAAGGCTACTATAACCGGTGCTACCGTCAACCCTCAACTTATGGCTAACTTGTTAAGCGGTATGTTCTACATCAATGTGCATACAGCGCTTTACCCTAACGGTGAAATAAGAGGCCAGCTACTGCCGGAAGAAGACAAGGGCATCACCACCTGGCTACAGGGGATCCAGGAAACACCACCCGTTGCCACTAGCGGTACCGGCCTCGGTTCATTCATCCTTTCTAAAAGCATGCAAAAACTCTCGTTTCATGTAGTAGTGAACGGATTGAGTAGCGCTATTACTGGTGCACATCTACACAGGCAGGCATCAGGATACCCCGGCCCGATCGTTGAAGACTTAACCCCCTTCATCAACGGCAATGTGATATCAGGCAACGTCGATCCGACACTATATCTGAGTTCCCTTCTCGCAGACAGCATTTACATCAATGTCCACACTGTTTCTAACCCTGGCGGTGAGATACGCGGTCAACTACTTATCCGGCCCTATCTCTATTACGATGCACCGATGGATACTATGCAGGAAGCCAACGTGGTAACGGGTAATGCTACATTAGGATTAACAACACTAAAACTAAATTATACCTTAGATACACTTTGGTATGACGCCCAGCTAACCGGGTTGACAGGAGCCATACAAGCAGCACATTTCCACAGTGCAGGACTTGGTGTGGCAGGTCCTATTGTGATAGGAATACCCAATCCTAACATCACTGGCAGTACAATATCCGGATATGTTGCCGGCACAGATCTGGTTGATTCAGTTAAGCGCCAATTGCTGGAAGGCGGTATTTACTTCAACGTGCATACTGTGGCCAACCCTGCAGGCGAAGCGCGCGGACAAGTTTACAGAAGCTATCGTGAAGGTTATACTTGTCACATCAACGGTTCCCAACAAGTACCGCCGGTTAGCTCGGGCGCTTCGGGAACGGGTATGGTATCAATAGACCGTGACCAAACCAACGCGCACTACATGTTTGGCGTAAATGCGCTGACAAATTATACGGCTTCGCATTTTCACAATCACATAGCAGGACAAAACGGCCCAATAATTTTTGATTTTAGCAGCCAATACAACAATGGCGGTGTGTTTGGCTATTGGGATGAAAATTCTACTCCTGCATTTGATACCGTGATGTCTAACAAGTTTAGAAAAGACAGTATGTACGTGAATTTCCATACTACTGCTAATCCCAATGGCGAAGTGCGCGGCAACCTGACCCGCAAGCTCTGCAATGATATCGTTAATGGCATAGACATATTCGGTTCTAACAGTGTATCCGTAAATCTCTACCCTAACCCAGCATCAGAAGGTGCTAATCTTGATATCATGCTGGAGGACGCAACCCAGATCCAGGTACAACTCACAGATATGCTCGGCAAAACGATCTGGATAAAATCCGCGGATCTGACGGGGGGACAAAACAGGGTAACCATCCCAATGGCTTCGCTGGCCAGTGGGGTCTATTTTGTAAATATTTATAATACGGAGGGTCAAATGGCCTAC
- a CDS encoding DUF7674 family protein — protein MFNDTEAGKLISQELPELNERFEKAPVQGLHKIMRALFDYTREKVDIYDLSAVGKCFSVVERLYDSGDAAIRNAIESVYVFSLEKILCNTCKHKAELMNLIPESIQGAYVRQMICSNI, from the coding sequence ATGTTTAACGATACTGAAGCGGGAAAATTGATAAGCCAGGAATTGCCAGAGTTGAATGAACGTTTTGAAAAGGCGCCAGTGCAAGGCCTACACAAAATAATGCGCGCGTTATTCGACTATACGCGGGAAAAAGTAGATATCTACGATCTTAGCGCAGTGGGCAAATGCTTTTCGGTGGTGGAACGCTTATATGACAGTGGAGATGCTGCCATAAGAAACGCGATCGAGAGTGTCTATGTGTTTTCACTGGAAAAGATACTGTGTAACACATGTAAGCACAAGGCTGAGTTAATGAACCTGATACCAGAATCGATACAAGGTGCTTATGTGCGCCAAATGATCTGCAGTAATATTTAG